The Nyctibius grandis isolate bNycGra1 chromosome 23, bNycGra1.pri, whole genome shotgun sequence genome contains a region encoding:
- the FSTL1 gene encoding follistatin-related protein 1, which translates to MIWKTLPLLCALLAVARLRAEEEPRSKSKICANVFCGAGRECAVTEKGEPTCLCIEQCKPHKRPVCGSNGKTYLNHCELHRDACLTGSKIQVDYDGHCKEKKSENPAASPVVCYQSDRDELRRRVIQWLEAEIIPDGWFSKGSNYSEVLDKYFKSFDDGDSRLDSTEFLKFVEQNETAVNITTYMDQETNKLLRGLCVDALIELSDENADWKLSFSEFLKCLSPSFNPPEKKCALEDETYEDGAETQVECNRCVCACGNWVCTAMTCEGKNEKVPAQRQRPDQDLTEEELARYVQELQKHQETAEKTKRMSTKEM; encoded by the exons GAAGAGCCAAGGAGCAAATCCAAGATCTGTGCCAATGTTTTCTGCGGAGCCGGGCGGGAGTGTGCAGTGACGGAGAAGGGAGAGCCAACCTGCCTCTGCATTGAG CAATGCAAACCTCACAAGAGGCCTGTGTGCGGTAGCAATGGCAAGACGTACCTGAACCACTGTGAGCTGCACCGTGATGCCTGCCTCACTGGCTCCAAGATCCAGGTGGATTACGATGGCCACTGTAAAG AGAAGAAGTCTGAGAATCCAGCTGCAAGTCCAG TTGTCTGCTACCAGTCAGACAGGGACGAGCTTCGTCGCCGCGTCATCCAGTGGCTGGAAGCTGAGATTATCCCAGACGGCTGGTTTTCCAAGGGCAGCAACTACAGTGAAGTCCTGGACAAGTATTTCAAG AGTTTTGACGATGGCGATTCTCGCTTGGACTCCACTGAGTTCCTGAAGTTTGTGGAGCAGAATGAGACTGCTGTCAACATCACTACCTACATGGACCAGGAGACCAACAAGCTGCTCAG GGGACTCTGCGTAGATGCCCTCATCGAGCTGTCAGATGAAAACGCTGACTGGAAGCTCAGCTTCAGTGAATTTCTCAAGTGCCTCAGCCCATCCTTCAACCCACCAGAGAAAA AGTGTGCCCTGGAAGATGAAACCTATGAGGATGGAGCAGAGACCCAGGTGGAGTGCAACCGCTGCGTCTGTGCCTGTGGGAACTGGGTGTGCACTGCAATGACGTGCGAGG ggAAGAATGAGAAGGTGCCTGCTCAGAGACAGCGACCTGATCAAGACTTGACTGAGGAGGAGCTGGCTAGATACGTTCAGGAACTGCAGAAGCATCAG GAGACGGCCGAGAAGACCAAGAGAATGAGCACCAAGGAGATGTAA
- the LRRC58 gene encoding leucine-rich repeat-containing protein 58 yields the protein MAAAAAGGEAPELEPEAARRGPAEEEEEEEEEGEEEEAVAAAEVAAEAELAAELSARRSAEARRLVLSPRRLWGPLPAGLSQWFPALEVLDVSGTGLAELGAELLALPRLHTLLAKNNRLGGPGSLPKGLGQAPLGRSLRVLNLSGNRFAEVPPALLGLRGLQSLSLGGNRLHDIPPDIQELRSLEFLYLGGNFITSIPPELANLPSLSYLVLCDNKIQSIPPQLAQLHSLRSLSLHNNLLTYLPREILNLVHLEELSLRGNPLVVRFVRDLTYNPPSLQELAGRTIKTRNVPYAPSDLPENLVRYLSLASNCPNPKCGGVYFDSCVRQIKFVDFCGKYRLPLMHYLCSPECSSPCSSASQSSTSQSESDSEDEASVAARRMQKVLLG from the exons atggcggcggcggcggcgggcggcgaggCCCCGGAGCTGGAGCCGGAGGcagcgcggcgcggcccggcggaggaggaggaggaggaggaggaggagggcgaggaggaggaggcggtggCGGCAGCGGAGGTGGCGGCGGAGGCAGAGCTGGCGGCGGAGCTGTCGGCGCGGCGCAGCGCGGAGGCGCGGCGCCTGGTGCTGTCGCCGCGGCGGCTGTGGGGCCCGCTGCCCGCCGGGCTGTCGCAGTGGTTCCCGGCGCTGGAGGTGCTGGACGTGAGCGGGACGGGGCTGGCGGAGCTGGGCGCGGAGCTGCTGGCCCTGCCGCGCCTCCACACGCTCCTGGCCAAGAACAACCGGCTGGGCGGGCCCGGCTCGCTGCCcaaggggctggggcaggcccCGCTCGGCCGCTCCCTCCGCGTCCTCAACCTCAGCGGGAACCGCTTCGCCGAGGTGCCGCCCGCCCTGCTGGGGCTCCGCGGGCTGCAGAGCCTCAGCCTCGGCGGCAACCGCCTCCACGACATCCCGCCCGACATCCAGGAGCTCCGCAG tttagaGTTTCTGTACCTTGGAGGGAATTTCATTACTTCAATTCCACCTGAATTAGCAAACCTGCCTTCTCTGAGCTATCTAGTTCTGTGTGACAACAAGATCCAGAGCATTCCACCTCAGCTGGCACA GCTGCATTCCCTGCGTTCCCTTAGCCTGCACAATAACCTGCTGACTTACCTTCCTCGAGAGATCCTTAACCTGGTGCACCTGGAAGAGCTGAGCTTGCGTGGGAACCCACTGGTGGTTCGCTTTGTCCGTGACCTGACCTACAATCCCCCAAGCCTTCAGGAACTGGCCGGACGCACAATTAAAACTCGCAACGTTCCCTACGCTCCCAGCGATCTCCCGGAGAATCTTGTCCGGTATCTGAGCTTGGCCAGCAACTGTCCCAACCCTAAATGCGGGG GTGTCTACTTCGACAGCTGTGTCAGACAAATCAAGTTCGTTGACTTCTGTGGGAAGTATCGCCTCCCGCTGATGCACTACCTGTGCTCCCCAGAgtgctcctctccctgcagctctgcctcccaGAGCTCTACTTCCCAGAGCGAGTCTGACTCTGAGGATGAAGCCAGTGTCGCTGCGCGCAGGATGCAGAAAGTCCTTCTGGGATAA